In one window of Chitinophagales bacterium DNA:
- a CDS encoding DUF4295 domain-containing protein: MAKAASKNAKIKDAKASAEAKNWTKVIKAVRSPKTGAYTFKEQIVHKDKVKDFLAQK, from the coding sequence ATGGCAAAAGCAGCATCTAAAAACGCGAAAATCAAGGACGCCAAGGCTTCTGCGGAAGCGAAGAACTGGACCAAAGTGATCAAGGCTGTACGTAGCCCCAAGACTGGTGCTTACACCTTCAAGGAGCAGATCGTACACAAGGATAAAGTGAAGGATTTCCTGGCTCAGAAGTAA
- the rpmG gene encoding 50S ribosomal protein L33 encodes MAKKGNRVQVILECTEHKTSGQPGTSRYITVKNKKNTPERLELKKYNPILKKVTVHKEIK; translated from the coding sequence ATGGCAAAGAAAGGTAACAGGGTTCAGGTGATTTTGGAATGTACCGAGCACAAGACTAGCGGTCAGCCGGGTACAAGCCGTTACATCACTGTTAAGAACAAGAAGAATACTCCTGAGCGTCTTGAGCTGAAGAAGTATAACCCTATTCTGAAGAAAGTGACTGTTCACAAAGAAATCAAGTAA
- the rpmB gene encoding 50S ribosomal protein L28, producing MARVCQVTGKKPLSGHHVSHSNIKTKRRFLPNLQTKRFFFAEEDRWVTLKVSGEAIRTINKNGLATVIKQMRAEGVKI from the coding sequence ATGGCAAGAGTATGTCAAGTTACAGGTAAGAAGCCATTAAGCGGTCACCATGTTTCTCACTCAAACATCAAGACCAAGCGTCGTTTTTTACCCAATCTTCAGACCAAGCGTTTCTTTTTTGCTGAAGAAGATCGTTGGGTTACGCTGAAAGTTTCCGGTGAAGCTATCCGTACTATCAACAAGAACGGTCTGGCTACCGTGATTAAGCAAATGCGTGCTGAAGGCGTTAAAATTTAA
- a CDS encoding zinc carboxypeptidase has translation MRKWMLAAMLLSIVMANAQSLDYYLPKNVSYNPNIPTPKSVIYHEVGEWHVTHDRLVNYMKALDQASDRITLQVSGYTYEGRPQLAMIITSPKNHAQIENIRKEHLKLSDASQSGSLNLDNMPIVVWQGYSIHGNESSGSNAALLTAYYLAAAQGAAVEDLLEKVVIIFDPSFNPDGLNRFANWANMHKSKTMVADPQAREFNEVWPGGRFNHYWFDLNRDWLPAQHVESRSRLKVYHDWKPNILTDHHEQGSNATFFFQPGVPSRVNPNTPNRNQELTAAIGNFHAKFLDSIGSMYFTKEGYDDFYYGKGSTYPDINGAVGILFEQASSRGHAQETDNGLLTFPFTIRNQFVTSLSTLEAARALRKEMLAFQRDFYKDVAKESEAFPVKAYVFGDEKDKSRTNMFIEMLQRHQVKVYSLKTDVSADGKNFKAGQAYVIPTAQQQFKIIKTVFEKTFEYKDSLFYDVTAWTMSLAFGLPNAEIKTPATNLLGDELTATPVAEGKLIGGVSSNAYIFRWDDYYAPKLLYRLQSRGLITKVATQKFGAGINGKQEAFGYGSIVIPVKIQNRSEAEIFQLLNDAIKGTGVDVYSTGSSLSVGGVDLGSNSMANIRAPRVMMFGGTGTSATDVGEIWHLMDQRFGIPVSIVDVDRFNAINTARYNVIIMPSGSYSNLDKNAQDKLRTWIAGGGTLIATEDATNWLARNGMTKVIFRDAADKKDTTAMLPYYLRSDEQRAKDMAGSLFEAKLDPTHPLCYGYGQNTVSVFKSNTLFMDQNNDPYDSPVMYTDNPLQSGYLYRGYRDKVKNSAVVNIDQLGRGRVISMVDNLNFRAFWLGTSKIFLNAVVFGEIIRL, from the coding sequence ATGAGAAAATGGATGCTTGCTGCCATGCTATTAAGTATTGTCATGGCAAATGCACAGAGCTTAGATTATTATCTACCGAAGAACGTTTCGTACAATCCCAACATTCCTACGCCTAAATCGGTGATTTATCATGAAGTGGGTGAGTGGCATGTAACGCACGATCGTTTAGTGAATTACATGAAAGCCTTGGATCAGGCTTCTGATCGAATTACTTTACAAGTAAGTGGTTATACTTATGAAGGTCGCCCACAATTGGCAATGATCATCACTTCGCCGAAAAACCATGCACAGATTGAAAATATTCGCAAAGAACATTTGAAGTTAAGTGATGCGAGTCAATCCGGCTCACTGAACCTGGACAATATGCCCATCGTAGTATGGCAGGGCTATAGCATACATGGCAATGAAAGCAGTGGCTCAAACGCGGCTTTGCTTACAGCCTATTATCTCGCGGCTGCACAAGGTGCTGCAGTTGAAGACTTATTAGAGAAAGTGGTGATCATATTTGATCCCTCTTTTAATCCCGATGGGTTAAACCGTTTTGCCAACTGGGCCAATATGCACAAAAGCAAAACCATGGTAGCTGATCCGCAGGCGCGTGAGTTCAATGAAGTATGGCCTGGCGGTCGCTTTAATCATTATTGGTTTGATTTGAATCGTGATTGGTTACCTGCACAACACGTAGAAAGCAGAAGCAGGTTAAAAGTGTATCATGATTGGAAGCCCAATATCCTCACTGATCACCATGAGCAAGGAAGTAATGCTACTTTCTTTTTCCAGCCCGGTGTACCTAGTCGCGTAAACCCCAATACGCCCAACCGCAACCAAGAACTCACTGCTGCTATTGGTAATTTCCATGCGAAATTTTTAGACAGCATCGGCTCAATGTATTTTACCAAAGAGGGCTATGATGATTTCTATTATGGTAAGGGTTCTACTTATCCGGATATCAACGGGGCAGTAGGTATTCTGTTTGAGCAAGCTAGTAGTCGCGGTCATGCGCAAGAAACAGACAATGGTTTGCTTACTTTTCCTTTTACCATCCGCAATCAGTTTGTTACATCATTATCTACTTTGGAAGCCGCACGTGCTTTGCGCAAAGAGATGTTGGCTTTTCAGCGCGACTTCTACAAAGACGTAGCCAAAGAATCTGAAGCGTTTCCTGTGAAAGCATATGTATTTGGTGATGAGAAGGACAAGAGTCGCACCAATATGTTTATTGAAATGTTGCAGCGCCATCAGGTAAAAGTTTATAGTTTGAAAACTGATGTGAGTGCTGATGGTAAGAATTTTAAAGCTGGACAAGCGTATGTGATTCCAACAGCGCAGCAGCAATTCAAAATCATCAAAACAGTATTTGAAAAAACATTCGAATACAAAGACAGTTTGTTTTATGATGTTACTGCCTGGACGATGTCTTTAGCGTTTGGTTTGCCCAATGCAGAAATCAAAACACCTGCCACCAATTTATTAGGTGATGAGTTAACAGCTACACCTGTTGCAGAAGGTAAGCTCATCGGCGGTGTGAGCAGCAATGCGTATATCTTCCGTTGGGATGATTATTATGCGCCTAAACTCTTGTATCGCCTACAGAGTAGGGGATTGATCACTAAAGTAGCTACGCAGAAATTTGGTGCAGGCATCAATGGAAAGCAAGAAGCATTTGGTTATGGCAGTATTGTGATACCTGTAAAGATTCAGAACAGGAGCGAAGCAGAGATTTTTCAATTACTGAATGATGCCATCAAAGGAACGGGTGTAGATGTGTACAGCACAGGCAGTTCTTTATCAGTTGGTGGTGTTGATCTGGGTAGCAATAGTATGGCCAATATCCGCGCACCGCGTGTGATGATGTTTGGTGGTACAGGTACAAGTGCTACAGATGTGGGTGAAATTTGGCACCTGATGGATCAGCGTTTCGGTATTCCGGTAAGCATTGTGGATGTAGATCGTTTTAATGCCATTAATACGGCACGTTATAATGTGATCATCATGCCATCTGGTTCTTACAGCAATCTGGATAAGAATGCGCAGGATAAGCTCCGTACATGGATTGCAGGAGGTGGTACTTTGATAGCCACTGAAGATGCTACAAATTGGTTGGCTAGAAACGGCATGACCAAGGTGATTTTCCGTGATGCGGCCGATAAGAAAGATACTACAGCCATGCTGCCTTATTATCTCCGGAGTGATGAACAGCGTGCCAAAGACATGGCAGGATCCTTGTTTGAAGCCAAACTGGACCCCACACATCCTTTGTGTTATGGTTATGGTCAGAATACCGTGAGTGTATTCAAGAGCAATACCTTGTTTATGGATCAAAACAATGATCCCTATGATTCACCGGTGATGTACACGGATAACCCGCTGCAGAGTGGTTATTTATATCGCGGCTATCGCGATAAAGTGAAAAATTCTGCCGTGGTGAATATTGATCAGCTAGGTAGGGGCAGGGTGATTTCCATGGTGGATAACCTTAATTTCAGGGCTTTTTGGTTGGGTACGAGTAAGATTTTCCTGAATGCCGTTGTATTCGGGGAGATTATCCGACTCTAA
- a CDS encoding ATP-binding cassette domain-containing protein, producing MISVKNVTLAYGKRVLFDEVNINFTKGNCYGVIGANGAGKSTFLKILSGEIEPNKGNVEIGKGERMSFLKQNQFEFDECTVLNTVLMGHKHLWDVMHEREAIYAKADFTEEDGMRAGELEGEFGEMGGYEAESNAGSLLSDLGVQEVFHQSLMKDIPSNLKVRVLLAQALFGNPDILLLDEPTNGLDIETIGWLENFLADYENIVLVVSHDRHFLDAVCTHVADVDRQKIKVFTGNYTFWYESSQLMARQINDKNKKVEEKRQALLDFIARFSANASKSKQATARKKALEKLTIEEIEPSNRKYPGIIFQPLREVGNQILNVENLKQSVDGRLLFDKVSFSINKGEKIAFLSKDPLAVTQFFEIINGNINAENGKFEWGTTITKAYLPLENTEFFKEGLGLMDWLRQFVPSHVTDADEPFLRGFLGKMLFSGDDIAKKTNVLSGGEKVRCMISRMMLQSPNLIVLDQPTNHLDLESIQAFNEGCQIFPGVVMLTSHDHTFMQTVANRIIELTPKGIIDRLMTFDEYMEDKRVQELRAEYYA from the coding sequence ATGATCAGTGTAAAGAATGTCACCCTTGCTTATGGCAAGCGCGTATTATTTGATGAAGTGAATATCAATTTCACCAAGGGCAACTGCTATGGTGTGATTGGAGCCAATGGTGCAGGTAAATCTACTTTCCTGAAAATCCTGAGCGGAGAAATTGAACCCAATAAGGGCAATGTGGAAATTGGTAAGGGTGAGCGTATGAGCTTCCTGAAGCAGAACCAATTTGAATTTGATGAGTGCACTGTTTTGAATACGGTACTGATGGGCCACAAGCATTTGTGGGATGTGATGCATGAGCGTGAAGCCATTTATGCCAAAGCTGATTTTACTGAAGAAGATGGCATGCGTGCCGGTGAGCTGGAAGGTGAGTTTGGCGAAATGGGCGGTTATGAAGCGGAAAGCAATGCGGGTAGTTTACTAAGCGATTTGGGCGTACAGGAAGTGTTTCACCAGAGCTTGATGAAAGACATTCCATCCAACTTGAAAGTGCGTGTGTTATTGGCGCAGGCTTTGTTTGGCAATCCTGATATCCTCTTATTGGATGAACCGACCAACGGTCTGGATATTGAAACCATCGGCTGGTTGGAGAATTTCCTCGCTGATTACGAGAATATTGTTTTGGTGGTGAGCCACGACCGTCACTTCTTGGATGCTGTTTGTACCCACGTAGCGGATGTGGATCGTCAGAAAATCAAAGTATTTACGGGTAACTATACATTCTGGTATGAGAGTTCTCAGTTGATGGCTCGCCAGATTAACGACAAGAACAAGAAAGTAGAAGAAAAACGTCAGGCTTTGCTGGACTTCATTGCTCGTTTCTCTGCGAATGCTTCTAAGAGTAAGCAGGCTACTGCTCGTAAGAAAGCTTTGGAGAAACTGACCATTGAAGAAATTGAGCCTTCTAACAGAAAATATCCCGGTATCATTTTCCAGCCATTGCGCGAAGTAGGTAACCAAATTCTGAACGTAGAAAACCTGAAACAATCTGTGGATGGTCGTCTGCTCTTCGATAAAGTTAGTTTCAGTATCAATAAGGGCGAGAAAATTGCCTTCCTCAGCAAGGATCCATTGGCGGTTACACAATTCTTCGAAATCATCAATGGTAATATCAATGCAGAGAATGGGAAATTCGAGTGGGGTACCACTATTACCAAAGCCTACCTGCCATTGGAGAATACCGAATTCTTTAAAGAAGGTTTGGGCTTGATGGATTGGTTGCGTCAATTTGTACCATCACATGTAACCGATGCGGACGAACCCTTCCTGCGTGGCTTCTTAGGCAAGATGCTCTTTAGTGGTGATGATATTGCCAAGAAAACAAACGTATTGAGTGGTGGTGAAAAAGTGCGTTGCATGATCAGCCGAATGATGCTGCAGAGTCCCAACCTAATTGTACTCGATCAGCCTACCAACCACCTCGATCTGGAGAGTATTCAGGCATTCAACGAAGGATGTCAGATATTCCCGGGTGTGGTTATGCTGACTTCTCATGACCATACTTTCATGCAGACTGTAGCCAACCGTATCATTGAATTAACGCCTAAGGGTATTATCGATCGGCTGATGACATTCGATGAATACATGGAGGACAAGCGTGTTCAGGAGTTGAGGGCAGAATACTATGCCTAA
- a CDS encoding ATP-grasp domain-containing protein, which translates to MPKALIACFENWDTLQEIPFVIHSGGYTVDVYCSKDSWLLAGSYYHRWIESNNGNRQHYIAELIRLSHDYDWVIPGDETVLLMLNASITDTADFLRVMPIVQPGNRNLIGSKSGLSDFCRNNAIAFPAYHVYGETPNWDEAIRAMQYPVLIKPDEGYGGGGIIKCQTADEVFRGLDSIQNKHHLVVQAFITGKDIGVEAFFKNGELVLYDAADIVRYFDTSFSFTTARYCYKDREIENFLREIGQKIGIHGFASIQLIKDNSSGQLLLIEADLRPNFWVPYGRFANADFAEAIKLFNGSRTTPMDLTPGKRVKVALFYRDLIRAFNKKDIKTFAKWLFNYKGFWRFIPTYDKKLFKRLLKELFVKKALKRLGV; encoded by the coding sequence ATGCCCAAAGCCCTGATTGCCTGCTTTGAAAACTGGGATACCCTACAGGAAATTCCCTTTGTCATACATTCAGGCGGCTATACTGTAGACGTGTATTGCAGCAAAGACTCCTGGCTGCTGGCAGGAAGCTATTATCATCGCTGGATTGAAAGCAATAATGGAAATCGACAACACTATATAGCTGAGCTGATTAGGCTGAGCCATGACTATGATTGGGTTATTCCTGGAGACGAAACTGTTTTATTGATGCTGAATGCCAGCATTACAGATACGGCTGATTTTTTACGCGTGATGCCCATTGTGCAACCCGGCAACCGCAATTTGATCGGCTCAAAATCTGGTTTATCAGATTTTTGTCGGAACAATGCAATCGCCTTTCCTGCTTACCATGTATATGGTGAAACACCGAATTGGGATGAGGCCATTCGTGCAATGCAATATCCTGTACTGATAAAGCCTGATGAAGGTTATGGTGGTGGAGGCATCATTAAATGCCAGACTGCGGATGAAGTATTTCGCGGATTAGATTCTATACAAAACAAACACCACTTAGTAGTACAAGCGTTTATAACAGGAAAGGATATTGGCGTGGAAGCATTTTTCAAAAACGGTGAACTCGTTTTGTACGATGCAGCTGATATCGTTCGCTATTTCGATACCAGCTTCAGTTTTACCACAGCAAGATACTGTTACAAGGATCGGGAGATTGAAAACTTTCTTCGAGAGATTGGACAAAAAATAGGCATACATGGATTTGCAAGCATTCAGCTAATTAAAGATAACAGCAGCGGTCAGTTGCTATTGATTGAAGCTGACTTAAGGCCCAATTTCTGGGTACCGTATGGGAGATTTGCCAATGCTGATTTTGCTGAAGCGATTAAGTTATTCAATGGTAGCAGAACCACGCCCATGGATCTTACACCGGGTAAGCGCGTAAAAGTAGCTTTATTCTATAGAGACCTAATTCGGGCATTTAATAAAAAAGACATCAAGACTTTTGCTAAGTGGCTATTCAACTACAAAGGTTTCTGGCGTTTCATTCCCACTTACGATAAGAAATTATTCAAACGATTGTTAAAAGAATTGTTTGTCAAAAAAGCACTGAAAAGACTAGGCGTTTGA
- the tsaD gene encoding tRNA (adenosine(37)-N6)-threonylcarbamoyltransferase complex transferase subunit TsaD has product MSVSPVTILAIESSCDETSASICMDGKVLSNTIATQAVHEQYGGVVPELASRAHLQNIVPVVQQALQKADCTMADISAVAFTQAPGLIGALLVGAQFAKSIALSLNKPLIAVHHMQAHVLANLLVEPAPSFPFLCLTVSGGHTQIVLARSPLDMEVIGETIDDAAGEAFDKSAKLLGLPYPGGPLIDRYAKLGNADAFRFAEPQIPELNFSFSGLKTSVLYFLQAQTVKDPAFIQHNLNDLCASIQATIVRILIKKLKKAVVQTGITQVCMAGGVSANSGLRNALQDAGKKHGWKIFIPPFEYCTDNAGMIAITAYHKYLAGQFEDLSVGPTARAGWS; this is encoded by the coding sequence ATGTCGGTAAGCCCTGTTACCATATTGGCTATTGAATCTTCCTGCGATGAAACATCTGCGTCGATTTGTATGGATGGCAAAGTGCTGAGCAATACAATTGCTACACAAGCTGTGCATGAGCAGTATGGTGGGGTAGTACCGGAGCTTGCAAGCAGGGCACATTTACAAAACATTGTACCTGTTGTACAGCAGGCTTTGCAAAAAGCAGACTGTACAATGGCTGACATCAGTGCTGTTGCATTTACGCAAGCACCCGGATTGATTGGGGCTTTGTTAGTAGGGGCACAATTTGCCAAATCAATTGCTTTATCATTAAATAAACCCCTGATTGCAGTGCACCATATGCAGGCGCATGTGTTGGCGAATTTATTGGTAGAGCCAGCACCTAGTTTTCCTTTTCTCTGTTTAACAGTGAGTGGCGGACATACACAGATTGTCTTAGCACGCTCACCCCTGGATATGGAAGTGATTGGTGAAACCATTGACGATGCAGCGGGAGAAGCATTTGATAAATCGGCCAAGCTCTTAGGCCTACCTTACCCAGGCGGACCACTAATTGATCGTTATGCAAAGCTGGGTAACGCTGATGCTTTTCGTTTTGCTGAGCCGCAAATTCCTGAATTGAATTTTTCTTTTAGCGGATTGAAAACATCGGTGCTGTATTTTTTACAGGCGCAAACTGTCAAGGATCCTGCTTTTATTCAGCATAACCTGAATGATCTCTGCGCATCTATTCAGGCTACTATTGTGCGTATACTCATCAAGAAGTTAAAGAAAGCGGTTGTACAAACTGGCATCACACAAGTATGTATGGCTGGTGGTGTAAGTGCCAATAGCGGTTTGAGAAATGCTTTGCAGGATGCAGGCAAAAAGCATGGTTGGAAAATTTTTATCCCTCCATTTGAATATTGCACAGATAACGCTGGTATGATTGCCATCACGGCTTATCATAAATATCTCGCAGGTCAGTTCGAAGACTTATCCGTAGGACCTACGGCAAGAGCGGGATGGAGTTAA
- a CDS encoding ABC transporter permease, which produces MAMQELRVNKMRTFLSLFGITIGIFCIIGVLATVDSLERKVQTDIKSLGSNTIYIDKWQYAGGGPDYPWWKFVKRPEPKYEEMRFVKQRSALASNAAFFVSNNVNLSFGDDELTSVNYFGITEEFNKIQTIDIAHGRYLNEADFSRGVPVGVIGYKNAEDLFGNPEKAVGKLVDAGGKKITLIGVIKKQGQSLVGGFDYDLSVIVPYKYFASVYDPKRSNPFIMVQGKENVSSKALADELVGVMRQVRRLSPTEEDDFACNDVADFSEQVSGFFGQVNAGGWAIAGLSLIVGAFGVANIMFVTVRERTSQIGLKKAIGAKRRTILTEFLLESAFLCVIGGLVGLFLVWILALGLSAVLPFPIFIAPNIIMLALSICIILGVVSGIIPANIASKMDPVVAIRTK; this is translated from the coding sequence ATGGCCATGCAGGAACTGCGGGTGAATAAAATGCGCACTTTTCTGTCCCTGTTTGGTATTACCATTGGTATTTTCTGCATTATAGGGGTATTGGCAACAGTAGATAGCCTTGAACGTAAGGTGCAGACTGATATCAAGTCTCTGGGTAGTAACACCATCTATATCGACAAATGGCAGTATGCAGGCGGCGGACCGGATTACCCTTGGTGGAAATTCGTGAAGCGCCCAGAGCCTAAATACGAGGAAATGCGTTTCGTGAAGCAACGATCAGCATTGGCATCTAATGCAGCTTTTTTTGTCAGCAATAATGTGAACCTGTCTTTTGGAGACGATGAGCTGACTTCTGTGAACTATTTCGGCATCACGGAGGAGTTCAATAAAATTCAAACAATTGATATAGCGCACGGCAGATACCTGAACGAAGCTGATTTTTCACGTGGGGTGCCCGTAGGTGTCATCGGCTATAAAAACGCAGAAGACTTATTTGGCAATCCTGAAAAAGCAGTTGGTAAGCTGGTTGATGCAGGCGGTAAGAAGATTACTTTGATCGGCGTCATTAAAAAGCAAGGACAAAGTCTGGTTGGTGGTTTTGATTATGATCTGAGTGTGATTGTTCCTTATAAGTATTTCGCCAGTGTATATGATCCTAAGCGCAGTAATCCTTTTATCATGGTGCAGGGTAAGGAGAATGTATCATCCAAAGCCTTGGCTGATGAATTGGTGGGTGTGATGCGTCAGGTGAGAAGATTGAGCCCTACTGAAGAAGATGATTTTGCATGCAATGACGTAGCAGATTTTAGTGAACAGGTGAGTGGATTCTTTGGACAGGTGAATGCAGGTGGCTGGGCCATTGCTGGTTTGAGTCTGATTGTTGGTGCATTTGGTGTGGCCAATATCATGTTTGTAACGGTTCGCGAACGCACTAGTCAGATAGGTTTGAAAAAAGCTATTGGTGCCAAGCGCAGAACTATATTGACTGAGTTCTTACTGGAAAGTGCGTTCTTATGTGTGATTGGCGGACTCGTTGGATTATTCCTTGTTTGGATATTGGCGCTTGGTTTAAGTGCTGTATTGCCTTTCCCGATTTTTATCGCGCCGAATATCATCATGTTGGCATTGTCTATATGTATCATTTTGGGTGTGGTATCAGGAATCATTCCTGCAAACATTGCTTCCAAAATGGATCCGGTAGTAGCCATTAGAACGAAATAA
- a CDS encoding succinate dehydrogenase cytochrome b subunit, translated as MTWKQMFTSSVGKKLVMGFTGIFLVLFLIVHVGLNACIWAMDNGVMFNKAAHFMGANVVPRILEIGLFAGFFLHIIQGYLLEMQNRKARGTAYAVSYGNKGSKWYSRSMALLGTLLLLFLIMHIKHFWVPSRITGLEPMMIDGKEYHNLYGEMLAVFENPVIVVLYVIGCISLAYHLAHGFQSAFRTIGINNPKYTTLLESVGYGFSIIVPLAFAMMPISMHLGWVN; from the coding sequence ATGACCTGGAAGCAAATGTTTACGTCCTCCGTTGGAAAGAAATTAGTCATGGGTTTTACGGGTATTTTCCTCGTTTTATTCCTCATTGTACACGTTGGTCTGAATGCCTGTATCTGGGCGATGGACAATGGTGTAATGTTCAATAAAGCTGCCCATTTCATGGGTGCAAACGTGGTTCCCCGTATTCTGGAAATTGGTTTGTTTGCCGGATTTTTCCTGCATATCATCCAGGGCTATCTGCTGGAAATGCAGAACAGAAAGGCACGCGGTACTGCTTATGCAGTGAGCTATGGTAACAAGGGTAGTAAATGGTATAGCCGCAGCATGGCCCTCTTGGGTACCCTGCTCCTGCTCTTCCTGATCATGCACATCAAGCATTTCTGGGTACCCAGCCGTATTACCGGTTTGGAACCGATGATGATCGATGGCAAAGAATACCATAACCTCTATGGCGAAATGTTGGCTGTATTCGAGAACCCTGTAATTGTGGTGTTGTATGTAATTGGCTGTATCAGCCTTGCTTACCACCTGGCGCATGGTTTTCAGAGTGCATTCCGCACCATCGGTATCAATAATCCAAAATACACCACCCTGTTGGAATCTGTTGGCTATGGCTTTTCAATCATCGTGCCTTTGGCTTTTGCGATGATGCCTATCAGCATGCACCTGGGATGGGTAAACTAA